One Methylobacterium oryzae DNA window includes the following coding sequences:
- a CDS encoding thioesterase II family protein → MPGRVRLFCLPYAGASAAVFAQWRRGLPDAVDVRPVELPGRGSRIGEAPCTDPRALTRRLADEVAGSVTGSYALFGHSLGALLAFELAHELRDRGIAAPRALFASGCAGPAVCDGAYFRRPRSDADLRDALSAYGATPPEALADPALMALVLPVLRADFRLRGAYTYAARPALDCPIQALGGTRDDVARADLEAWGRETRGPFDLALFEGDHFFIHARRGPVLDLVGRRIGARAEVAA, encoded by the coding sequence GTGCCGGGACGAGTCCGGCTGTTCTGCCTGCCCTACGCGGGGGCGAGCGCCGCGGTGTTCGCGCAGTGGCGCCGCGGCCTGCCCGACGCGGTCGACGTCAGGCCCGTCGAGCTGCCGGGGCGCGGCTCCCGGATCGGCGAGGCGCCCTGCACCGACCCGCGGGCGCTGACGCGGCGCCTCGCGGACGAGGTCGCCGGTTCCGTCACGGGCTCCTACGCGCTGTTCGGCCATAGCCTGGGCGCGCTGCTCGCCTTCGAGCTGGCGCACGAACTCCGCGACCGCGGGATCGCGGCGCCGCGCGCGCTGTTCGCCTCCGGATGCGCCGGACCGGCGGTGTGCGACGGGGCGTATTTCCGCCGCCCGCGCAGCGACGCGGACCTGCGCGACGCGCTGTCCGCCTACGGCGCGACGCCGCCGGAGGCGCTGGCCGATCCCGCCCTGATGGCCCTGGTGCTGCCGGTGCTCCGGGCCGATTTCCGGCTGCGCGGCGCCTACACCTACGCGGCGCGCCCGGCGCTGGACTGCCCGATCCAGGCGCTCGGCGGGACGCGGGACGACGTCGCCCGCGCCGACCTCGAGGCCTGGGGCCGCGAGACGCGCGGCCCCTTCGACCTCGCGCTGTTCGAGGGCGACCACTTCTTCATCCACGCGCGGCGGGGGCCGGTGCTCGACCTCGTCGGCCGGCGGATCGGCGCGCGGGCCGAGGTCGCGGCCTGA
- a CDS encoding TauD/TfdA family dioxygenase, whose protein sequence is MEDAVMELVTKPLRDEGPLPLLVTPPEGAAGAALADALPAIRAAAEAHLHAAGGLLLRGFSLDGPDAFRSFAAGFGHDLLSYEFGSTPRSAVTQGVYTSTEYPPHQHIPLHNEQAYARDWPMKIWFYCQQAAPEGGETPLADSRAIYRAVPEPIRARFAERGLMYVRNYGNGLDVAWEQVFGTQDRGAVEAYCAGHGITCEWKPDGDLRTRQVCQGTARHPETGEPVWFNQAHLFHVSNLEPEVRATLLDLVDEPDLPRNVYYGDGSPIPDADLDAIRAVLAAHTVVFPWQSGDVVMLDNMLTAHARTPFKGPRKVVVAMAQAGRAQ, encoded by the coding sequence ATGGAGGACGCCGTGATGGAACTCGTGACCAAGCCCCTGCGGGACGAGGGTCCTCTGCCGCTCCTGGTCACGCCGCCGGAGGGCGCCGCGGGCGCGGCGCTCGCGGACGCGCTGCCGGCGATCCGGGCCGCGGCCGAGGCGCACCTCCACGCCGCGGGCGGCCTGCTGCTCCGCGGCTTCAGCCTCGACGGGCCCGACGCGTTCCGCAGCTTCGCGGCGGGCTTCGGCCACGACCTCCTGAGCTACGAGTTCGGCTCGACGCCGCGCAGCGCCGTGACCCAGGGGGTCTACACCTCGACCGAGTACCCGCCCCACCAGCACATCCCGCTGCACAACGAGCAGGCCTACGCCCGCGACTGGCCGATGAAGATCTGGTTCTACTGCCAGCAGGCGGCGCCCGAGGGGGGCGAGACGCCGCTGGCTGACAGCCGCGCCATCTACCGCGCCGTGCCCGAGCCGATCCGCGCGCGCTTCGCCGAGCGGGGCCTGATGTACGTGCGCAACTACGGCAACGGGCTCGACGTGGCCTGGGAGCAGGTGTTCGGCACGCAGGACCGAGGGGCGGTCGAGGCGTACTGCGCCGGCCACGGGATCACCTGCGAGTGGAAGCCGGACGGCGACCTCCGCACCCGGCAGGTCTGCCAGGGCACCGCCCGCCACCCCGAGACCGGCGAGCCGGTGTGGTTCAACCAGGCCCACCTGTTCCACGTCTCGAACCTCGAGCCGGAGGTGCGCGCGACCCTCCTCGACCTCGTCGACGAGCCGGACCTGCCGCGCAACGTCTACTACGGCGACGGCAGCCCGATCCCCGACGCGGATCTCGACGCGATCCGCGCCGTGCTCGCCGCGCACACCGTCGTCTTCCCCTGGCAGTCCGGCGACGTGGTGATGCTGGACAACATGCTGACCGCCCACGCGCGGACACCCTTCAAGGGCCCGCGCAAGGTCGTGGTGGCGATGGCGCAAGCCGGCCGCGCGCAGTGA
- a CDS encoding cyclic peptide export ABC transporter, producing MAAAFAFAEPGSAPGTALWRALARGARARLVLAGAASLVGGIATTGLIVLINGALHASEPARADRVAAFAATALLACAALVVSRALFADLGQRGLADLRSAIAARVQAAAFADLEAVGSARVQALVTEDANQVANFLTALPVLVTNCAVVAATLAYLGYLSFPLFLASALTIALGAAGYSACYGRVTRHLARAGAEQDRLVGHFQALHGGAKELRLNREKGRHFLDAVLATAIARVADHRRRGLALLALAAGWGRILFLALIGLALFVPGTGAQSQAVTTGYVIALLYLMGPLEAVLNTMPLVNLARVGARRIEAAFAELPPEPVGDPGTGPAAPRRDATVTLRGVTHHRADPQTGDRFDLGPVDLTLRPGEITFLVGGNGSGKTSLARVIAGLHPPTGGTLCLDGRPVAGAALAGYRAHVAAVFSDFHLFETLLGRPDAAREAQARAWLARLGLDGRVSLRDGVFSTRDLSTGQRKRLALLVACLEDRPVMIFDEWAADQDPDSRAAFYETLLPELAAEGRTILVVTHDDRWFDRADQVVKLERGLVVEHRAAPPRGRQAGAGA from the coding sequence ATGGCGGCGGCGTTCGCCTTCGCGGAGCCCGGGTCCGCGCCAGGGACCGCGCTGTGGCGCGCCCTCGCGCGGGGCGCCCGCGCCCGGCTCGTGCTGGCCGGCGCGGCGAGCCTCGTCGGCGGGATCGCCACGACGGGCCTGATCGTGCTCATCAACGGGGCGCTCCACGCGTCCGAGCCCGCCCGGGCCGACCGGGTCGCCGCCTTCGCGGCGACCGCCCTCCTCGCCTGCGCGGCGCTCGTCGTCTCGCGCGCCCTCTTCGCCGATCTCGGGCAGCGCGGGCTCGCCGATCTCCGGTCCGCGATCGCCGCGCGCGTCCAGGCCGCCGCGTTCGCGGATCTCGAGGCTGTGGGGAGCGCCCGGGTGCAGGCGCTGGTGACCGAGGACGCCAACCAGGTCGCCAACTTCCTCACGGCGCTGCCCGTGCTCGTCACCAACTGCGCGGTGGTCGCGGCGACCCTCGCCTATCTCGGCTATCTGTCGTTCCCCCTGTTCCTGGCCTCGGCCCTCACGATCGCCCTGGGGGCCGCGGGCTACTCCGCCTGCTACGGCCGCGTCACGCGCCACCTCGCCCGGGCCGGGGCGGAGCAGGACCGCCTCGTCGGACATTTCCAGGCGCTGCACGGCGGCGCCAAGGAGCTGCGCCTCAACCGGGAGAAGGGGCGCCACTTCCTCGACGCGGTCCTGGCGACCGCGATCGCCCGCGTCGCCGACCACCGCCGGCGCGGCCTCGCCCTCCTCGCGCTGGCGGCGGGCTGGGGCCGCATCCTGTTCCTGGCCCTGATCGGGCTCGCGCTGTTCGTCCCCGGGACCGGCGCGCAGAGCCAGGCGGTGACGACCGGGTACGTCATCGCCCTGCTCTACCTGATGGGGCCGCTCGAGGCGGTGCTGAACACGATGCCGCTCGTCAACCTCGCCCGCGTCGGCGCGCGGCGGATCGAGGCGGCCTTCGCCGAGCTGCCGCCCGAGCCGGTCGGCGATCCGGGGACAGGCCCGGCCGCGCCCCGGCGCGACGCCACCGTGACCCTGCGGGGCGTGACCCATCACCGGGCCGATCCGCAGACCGGCGACCGCTTCGACCTTGGCCCGGTCGACCTGACGCTGCGCCCCGGGGAGATCACCTTCCTGGTCGGCGGCAACGGCTCCGGCAAGACCAGCCTCGCCCGGGTGATCGCCGGCCTGCACCCGCCGACCGGCGGGACGCTGTGCCTGGACGGCCGCCCGGTGGCGGGCGCGGCCCTCGCCGGCTACCGCGCGCACGTCGCGGCCGTCTTCTCCGATTTCCACCTGTTCGAGACGCTGCTCGGCCGGCCGGACGCCGCGCGCGAGGCGCAGGCGCGCGCGTGGCTGGCGCGCCTCGGCCTCGACGGCCGCGTCAGCCTCCGGGACGGGGTCTTCTCGACCCGCGATCTCTCGACGGGCCAGCGCAAGCGGCTCGCCCTCCTCGTCGCCTGCCTGGAGGACCGGCCCGTCATGATCTTCGACGAGTGGGCCGCCGACCAGGATCCCGACTCCCGGGCGGCCTTCTACGAGACGCTCCTCCCGGAGCTGGCCGCCGAGGGCCGGACGATCCTCGTCGTCACCCACGACGACCGCTGGTTCGACCGGGCCGACCAGGTCGTGAAGCTCGAGCGCGGCCTCGTGGTGGAGCACCGCGCCGCCCCGCCGCGCGGCCGCCAGGCGGGAGCCGGCGCGTGA